AAGGGCACTTGGGGTGCAGCGATGGGACCCCGGCTGGCTGTCAGTGAGGCTGGGAAGCAGCTTCTCTTTCGGACGGTTATGGTCCCttcctcactctctgcccctgGGTCCCCCTCAGAAGTCTGGGATGGCAGACGCAGCTCCTCAGACAGGTAGTGTCGGATGTTTTGGCGGGCCGAATGAATGAGCCGGGAATCGATATCCAGACCCACCATGCGGGATGGGCCCCACTTACAGGCAATGCTCAGGGTCAGATGGCCCACATTGCAGCCCAGATCTAGGACGTCCCGACCCCGAAACCACTCAGGCTTCAACACTCGAAGGCGCCCATCCTCACAGGAGGGATTGCGGTAACCATAGTACTTGCAATAATTCCCATACTGGAACTTGAGCTGTTGCTTTTTGAAGCCTGCTGCAGGTagtgggtggaggtggaggtgatggaggtggtggtggtggcggcctcccccactccctctgcccttctccttggGACCCTGGACTCCACCCCTAGCCCCTGCCTCTGACTTGCTGGAAGTCCTGCGACGTTTGCGATGTCGTGAGGAGGAAGACGGGGTTGCAGAGGTAACTGAGGCAGCTGGAGGGGCTGAAAGGGAGCCTGAGGGACCCTGGAGGGCAGATGGAAGGGGAGACACGACCTCATCCCTGCAGTTGATGGCTGTGTTGAGTTCATAGGGCTGAGGGGCATCCCGGTTCTGGCCCCTGTGCCGCTGCTGCTGTGGGGTGCCCTCCCCATGgagtgagggagtgagggggGCTGTGGGGAGCACAGAGTGGCTATCATTCCCTCCGGttgcctgctgctgctggtggtgctgtcCCCGGTGTCTATGCCGCTTCCGACCAGTCTTGAGTGGCGATGCAAGAACTACCTGGGCCTCATCAGTGCAAGTATTGAGACTGAGCGGGTCAGTAATATCTTTGGGGATGAGGATCTCCACTGGATCTCGCCCCTTGGCCGGAAGTGGAGATGACTTAGGGGTCTCTGCATTGAGTGCGCGGCTCACTTCCTCATCCAGGAGGCTATTCAGGTTCAGTGGATCAAAGATATTGCCCCCCAGGAGAAAGTTGGAGGGTAACACAGAATCACAGTCCGAATTAACCCGCCTGCGCCTCTTGAAGGCCGGATGTTTGAAgcctccaccaccccctcccacGTTACAactatttctcctctttcccccacctcccccaggggGCCGGTGGGGTTGATAGCCATTGCGGGGtcgaggaggggcagggggacccAGTTCTGTTCCGCCTCCTCCCCTTCGCTCCTCCCCAACGTCAGGGGGAGCGGCTCGCCCGTGGGGATCCGACAAGCGGGCCTCCCCATGAGACTGCGCCTGGGGGCCGCCCCCTCGTTGCTGCTGCGACTGGCCTCCCCGAGTGGATGTAGCCCCGGGGCTCTCCTTGCCGACCCCAGAAGCCGGGGCCCCAGTCGAGTGTGTGCGCGGGCCCGGCCCACGCTGCGTCCCGCCGCAGAGCTCCCCGGAGGCGGCCTCTCGGTGAGGTTGCAGCGTGGGGCCGCCCCCTCCGCCCGACTCATCTttgagcggcggcggcggcggcggggccggcacCAGAAACGGCTCCTTCTCCGCCGCCATCTCGATCATTTCCTCCCCTTATTCCGTCCCAGTCGAGggcaacggggggggggggggggagaactaGGGGGCTTAACCCCCCTCCCTAGAGCCCgctcccttccccccttccctgaGTGCGCGCGCAGCTCTGCTCTTCTCGCCTAGTCTCGCGCCCAAGCGCCTCCCCCGAAGCGCGCCCCACTCGCCCGCGAGACCAAAACAAGATGCCCGCGAGAACCGAACAACTCCAGGAATCAACCGCGCGTGCGCCAACGCCTTTCTCCACCACCACTACCGCTTCGCCGCGAGCGCGCACTGCTAAAGCGCGTTCCTCTCGGCCCTGAATCACGCATGCGCACTCCACCACCACCCTGGTTGCGCGCGCATGAGTACGAACCAACTTAACGGCTCCGGGAGTTTAAATATAGCCCACCTCAGCCCCCACAAAAGCCCACCACCCCAAACTGACACCCTACTTCCCTTCGCAGCTATGTCCGTCCCTACTGATATCCTTTGTCTCTGCCGCGCGATCCCACCCACCGTAGGCGGGGGACGGGGAGCTGGTGTGAAAAGGTCTCCTTGACACCCGACCCTTGTTCCTGAGGAATGAGTCTCAGCGGTCTCCGCCCGGCTCTAAACCCAGCAACCTCCCTACCccgcctccttcctccccctagCGGGCAGCGCCTGCGCACACCCTTTTGGGCTTGCGCGGGTAGATACAGCACGTGCTGGAGATGACGCCCCGCCCTCCACCCTAGGGGCGGAGACTGTTACGTCGCTTCCTTAGATTTGGTACACGCAACGTGCGTCAGCGCGGTTTGGAGGGGGCGTGGTCAACGAGTGGGGCGGACCTCATGAATTATTCATATTTCGGTCGCCCCCTTTGCCCACCTACTTAGAAAGGCTTCCGAAGGAACGGAGGGGTGAACCTAAaagtagaggaagggaaggagaggagcgTACAGACGGTTTGCCTACGAACTGTTCTCAGTAAAATACAATAAGTCATTGTAACTCACCCCCCTGGGAAATAGTCTCtgctgaactgaaaaaaaaaaaaa
The genomic region above belongs to Vulpes lagopus strain Blue_001 chromosome 3, ASM1834538v1, whole genome shotgun sequence and contains:
- the MEPCE gene encoding 7SK snRNA methylphosphate capping enzyme, yielding MIEMAAEKEPFLVPAPPPPPPLKDESGGGGGPTLQPHREAASGELCGGTQRGPGPRTHSTGAPASGVGKESPGATSTRGGQSQQQRGGGPQAQSHGEARLSDPHGRAAPPDVGEERRGGGGTELGPPAPPRPRNGYQPHRPPGGGGGKRRNSCNVGGGGGGFKHPAFKRRRRVNSDCDSVLPSNFLLGGNIFDPLNLNSLLDEEVSRALNAETPKSSPLPAKGRDPVEILIPKDITDPLSLNTCTDEAQVVLASPLKTGRKRHRHRGQHHQQQQATGGNDSHSVLPTAPLTPSLHGEGTPQQQRHRGQNRDAPQPYELNTAINCRDEVVSPLPSALQGPSGSLSAPPAASVTSATPSSSSRHRKRRRTSSKSEAGARGGVQGPKEKGRGSGGGRHHHHLHHLHLHPLPAAGFKKQQLKFQYGNYCKYYGYRNPSCEDGRLRVLKPEWFRGRDVLDLGCNVGHLTLSIACKWGPSRMVGLDIDSRLIHSARQNIRHYLSEELRLPSQTSEGDPGAESEEGTITVRKRSCFPASLTASRGPIAAPQVPLDGADTSVFPNNVVFVTGNYVLDRDELVDAQTPEYDVVLCLSLTKWVHLNWGDEGLKRMFRRIYRHLHPGGILVLEPQPWSSYSKRKTLTETIYKNYYRIQLRPEHFSSYLTSPEVGFSSYELVATPHNTSRGFQRSVYLFHKARSPSH